In a single window of the Natronorubrum halophilum genome:
- the gyrA gene encoding DNA gyrase subunit A — protein sequence MSSDVPDPTDVQARTVENVRIEDEMEQSYIDYAMSVIAGRALPRVEDGLKPVHRRILYAMHEMGVSSGSSHRKSSSIVGETMGDYHPHGDSPIYDTLVRMAQDFSMRYPLVDGQGNFGSMDGDPAAAPRYTEARMAAISEELLEDIDKDTVDFSANYDDRLQEPDVLPAAFPNLLVNGSSGIAVGMSTNIPPHNLGEVIDATIELIDNPDATVEELMEHVKGPDFPTGANIVGRDAIYSAYKTGRGRIRVRAEFEVEEWKNGRERIVVSELPYQSNKARMVERIADDVHEGKIEDISDLRDESDRNGVRIVIELKRGANADVVKNKLLENHLEKTFGVINLALVDGQPRVLSLRETLEEYVAHRRNVVRRRSEYDLKEAEDRAHILEGRLTAVENADDVVELIRNSEDRSAAKEALREAYDFSQDQAEHIVRMQLGSLTSIETAEIETEYEEVQAEIERLTAILESEQELLGVIKDELREIKAEYSDDRRTSIVEDQGTVTHEDLIPEEEVFVVMTEDDYVKRMPIENFDPQGRGGKGIIGADVKDDDRVTTVFRANTHDYLLCFTNQGRVYQLKTYEIPEMGRTARGKSAVNILDLDTDEDITAIVDTDAFGDEEYVTMTTRHGYVKRTAGEQFDNIRSTGIIAADLEEGDELVDVEVTDGSQDLVIATEGGMTIRFDESEVRAMGRNARGVNGIKLADDDAVAGLVATDEDDGRALLTVTRNGYGKRTRLSEYRTQSRYGKGLIDIKTGERNGPVTAVKAVADDDQLVVMSERGQIVRTRVDEISTVGRNTMGVIVMAVEDGDAVASVDEIPAATTVDTDES from the coding sequence ATGAGTTCAGACGTACCCGATCCGACTGACGTACAGGCACGGACGGTCGAAAACGTCCGCATCGAAGACGAGATGGAGCAGAGCTACATCGACTACGCGATGAGCGTCATCGCGGGTCGGGCGCTCCCACGCGTCGAGGACGGCCTGAAGCCGGTCCACCGGCGCATTCTGTACGCGATGCACGAAATGGGCGTCTCGAGCGGCTCGAGTCACCGAAAGTCCTCCTCGATCGTCGGGGAGACGATGGGTGACTACCACCCCCACGGTGACAGTCCGATCTACGACACGCTCGTGCGGATGGCCCAGGACTTCTCGATGCGCTATCCCCTCGTGGACGGGCAGGGGAACTTCGGTTCGATGGACGGCGACCCCGCCGCAGCGCCCCGATACACTGAGGCGCGAATGGCGGCCATCTCCGAGGAGTTGCTCGAGGACATCGACAAGGACACGGTCGACTTTTCGGCGAACTACGACGATCGCCTGCAGGAGCCGGACGTGTTGCCGGCGGCGTTCCCGAACCTCCTCGTGAATGGCTCCTCGGGGATCGCGGTCGGGATGTCGACGAACATCCCGCCGCACAACTTGGGCGAGGTGATCGACGCGACGATCGAACTCATCGACAACCCCGACGCGACGGTCGAAGAGCTGATGGAGCACGTCAAGGGGCCGGACTTCCCCACCGGTGCGAACATCGTCGGCCGCGACGCCATCTACTCGGCGTACAAGACCGGCCGCGGACGCATCCGCGTCCGCGCCGAGTTCGAGGTCGAGGAGTGGAAGAACGGCCGCGAGCGAATCGTGGTCTCGGAGCTCCCCTACCAGTCCAACAAGGCCCGAATGGTCGAACGAATCGCCGACGACGTCCACGAGGGTAAAATCGAGGACATCTCGGATCTGCGCGACGAGTCCGACCGAAACGGCGTCCGCATCGTCATCGAACTCAAACGCGGCGCGAACGCCGACGTCGTCAAGAACAAACTGCTCGAGAACCATCTCGAGAAAACCTTCGGCGTCATCAACCTCGCGCTGGTCGACGGCCAGCCGCGGGTGCTCTCCCTGCGAGAGACCCTAGAGGAGTACGTCGCCCACCGACGGAACGTCGTTCGGCGGCGCAGCGAGTACGACCTCAAAGAAGCCGAGGACCGCGCGCACATCCTCGAAGGCCGGCTGACGGCCGTCGAGAACGCCGACGACGTCGTCGAACTGATCCGCAACAGCGAGGATCGTTCGGCCGCGAAGGAGGCGCTGCGGGAGGCCTACGACTTCTCCCAGGACCAGGCGGAACACATCGTCCGGATGCAACTCGGCAGCCTCACGTCGATAGAGACGGCCGAGATCGAAACCGAGTACGAGGAGGTTCAGGCCGAAATCGAACGGCTGACGGCGATCCTCGAGAGCGAGCAGGAACTGCTCGGCGTCATCAAGGACGAACTCCGCGAGATCAAAGCCGAGTACTCGGACGACCGTCGAACCTCGATCGTCGAGGACCAGGGGACGGTCACCCACGAGGATCTCATCCCGGAGGAAGAAGTCTTCGTCGTCATGACCGAAGACGACTACGTCAAGCGGATGCCGATCGAGAACTTCGACCCCCAGGGTCGAGGCGGCAAGGGGATCATCGGTGCGGACGTCAAGGACGATGACCGCGTGACGACGGTGTTCCGGGCGAACACCCACGATTACCTGCTGTGCTTCACTAACCAGGGGAGGGTCTACCAGCTGAAGACCTACGAAATCCCGGAGATGGGCCGAACCGCCCGGGGGAAGTCGGCGGTCAACATCCTCGATCTCGATACCGACGAGGATATCACGGCGATCGTCGACACCGACGCCTTCGGCGACGAGGAGTACGTGACGATGACGACCCGTCACGGATACGTCAAGCGAACGGCCGGCGAGCAGTTCGACAACATCCGTTCGACCGGGATCATCGCGGCCGACCTCGAGGAGGGCGACGAACTCGTCGACGTCGAAGTCACCGACGGCTCGCAGGATCTGGTCATCGCGACGGAAGGCGGGATGACGATCCGATTCGACGAGAGCGAGGTTCGCGCGATGGGGCGAAACGCCCGCGGCGTCAACGGTATCAAACTCGCCGACGACGACGCCGTTGCCGGCCTGGTCGCGACCGACGAGGACGACGGGCGGGCGCTGTTGACCGTAACCCGAAACGGGTACGGCAAGCGGACCCGCCTCTCGGAGTACCGCACCCAGTCGCGCTACGGCAAGGGACTGATCGACATCAAAACGGGCGAGCGAAACGGACCCGTAACGGCCGTCAAGGCCGTCGCCGACGACGATCAGCTCGTCGTGATGAGCGAACGCGGGCAGATCGTCCGCACCCGCGTCGACGAAATTTCGACGGTCGGGCGCAACACCATGGGCGTGATCGTGATGGCCGTCGAAGACGGCGACGCGGTCGCGAGCGTCGACGAGATTCCGGCGGCTACGACGGTCGATACCGACGAGAGCTGA
- the psmB gene encoding archaeal proteasome endopeptidase complex subunit beta gives MSEWNAGSNVAADGSPSPYEPELGSLPRAGEDEENVNSTGTTTVGITTDEGVVIATDMRASLGGRFVSNKNVQKVEQIHPTAALTLVGSVGGAQSFIRSLRSEVNLYEARRGEQMSVPALATLAGNFARGGPFQAINPILGGVDEAGSHVYSIDPAGGVMADDYTVTGSGMQLAYGLLENEYADELSLSDARSVAARAIKSAVERDTGSGNGVFLAEITGDGVDIQGHNSFDAVV, from the coding sequence ATGAGTGAGTGGAACGCCGGCTCGAACGTCGCGGCCGACGGCTCGCCGTCGCCCTACGAGCCCGAACTCGGCTCGCTGCCACGCGCTGGCGAGGACGAGGAGAACGTAAACTCCACGGGGACGACGACCGTCGGGATTACGACCGATGAGGGCGTCGTCATCGCGACGGACATGCGCGCCAGCCTCGGCGGCCGGTTCGTCTCGAACAAGAACGTCCAGAAGGTGGAACAGATCCACCCCACGGCGGCGCTCACGCTCGTCGGCAGCGTCGGCGGGGCGCAGTCGTTCATCCGATCGCTGCGATCCGAAGTCAACCTCTACGAGGCCCGCCGCGGCGAGCAGATGAGCGTTCCGGCGCTGGCGACGCTCGCGGGAAACTTCGCCCGCGGCGGCCCGTTTCAGGCGATCAATCCCATCCTCGGCGGCGTGGACGAGGCGGGCAGTCACGTCTACAGCATCGACCCCGCCGGCGGCGTGATGGCCGACGACTACACGGTTACCGGCAGCGGGATGCAACTCGCCTACGGACTCCTCGAGAACGAGTACGCGGACGAGCTCTCGCTTTCGGACGCGCGGTCGGTGGCGGCTCGCGCCATCAAGAGCGCCGTCGAGCGCGATACCGGCTCCGGAAACGGCGTCTTCCTCGCGGAGATCACCGGCGACGGCGTCGACATTCAGGGCCACAACTCGTTCGACGCGGTCGTCTAA
- the gyrB gene encoding DNA topoisomerase (ATP-hydrolyzing) subunit B, with translation MSQESEYGAGQIQVLEGLEAVRKRPAMYIGSTDSRGLHHLVYEVVDNSIDEALAGHCDDITVSINDDGSVTVADDGRGIPVDTHDEYDRPALEVILTVLHAGGKFDNKSYQVSGGLHGVGVSVVNALSERLEAEVKRNGGVFRHAFEEGEPVGDMERVRDMESGEETGTQVQFWPDTGIFEADEFSFSTLSNRLRELAFLNSGVRITLRDEREENAEDGEFVEETYEYEGGIREFVEYLNETRSAMHEEVIYFEDEDQNIQVEVAMQATEELQGSIHAFANNINTREGGTHLTGFKTALTRTVNDYAQSNDLLSDLEENLTGEDIREGLTAVISIKHPDPQFEGQTKTKLGNSEVRGIVESAMHAGLGTYFEEHPDTAQAIVMKAVEAAKARKAARKAEELTRRKSALDSTSLPGKLADCQTKDPDEAELFIAEGDSAGGSAKQARNPEFQAVLPIKGKILNVEKHRLDRILENDEIRNMITAIGAGIGDEFDVEDVRYKKIIMATDADVDGAHIRTLLLTFFYRHMRPLLEGGYVYATQPPLYRIRYRGETYDAMTDAERDEIVEEKCDGNPTQVQRFKGLGEMNPEQLWETTMNPDNRILKQITIEDAAAADKMFSVLMGDAVEPRKQFIKDNAPEAEWIDI, from the coding sequence ATGTCCCAGGAAAGCGAGTACGGCGCCGGGCAGATTCAGGTCCTCGAGGGCCTGGAGGCTGTGCGAAAGCGACCGGCGATGTACATCGGCTCTACCGATTCTCGAGGACTCCACCATCTCGTCTACGAAGTGGTGGACAACTCGATCGACGAGGCACTGGCCGGTCACTGCGACGACATCACCGTCTCGATCAACGACGACGGTTCGGTGACCGTCGCGGACGATGGCCGAGGTATCCCCGTCGATACACACGATGAATACGACCGTCCGGCGCTCGAGGTCATCCTGACGGTCCTCCACGCCGGCGGGAAGTTCGACAACAAGTCCTATCAGGTCTCCGGCGGCCTCCACGGCGTCGGCGTGAGCGTGGTCAACGCGCTCTCCGAGCGCCTCGAGGCCGAGGTCAAACGCAATGGTGGCGTCTTCCGCCACGCGTTCGAGGAGGGCGAACCCGTCGGCGATATGGAGCGGGTTCGCGATATGGAGTCCGGGGAGGAGACCGGCACGCAGGTTCAGTTCTGGCCCGACACCGGAATCTTCGAGGCCGACGAGTTCTCGTTCTCGACGCTCTCGAATCGGCTCCGCGAACTCGCCTTCCTCAACTCCGGCGTCCGCATCACCCTGCGCGACGAACGCGAAGAGAACGCCGAGGACGGCGAATTCGTCGAGGAGACCTACGAGTACGAGGGCGGTATCCGCGAGTTCGTCGAGTACCTCAACGAGACGCGCTCCGCGATGCACGAGGAGGTCATCTACTTCGAGGACGAAGACCAGAACATCCAGGTCGAAGTCGCGATGCAGGCCACCGAGGAGCTGCAGGGCTCGATTCACGCCTTCGCGAACAACATCAACACTCGGGAGGGCGGCACGCACCTGACCGGGTTCAAGACCGCGCTCACGCGAACGGTCAACGACTACGCACAGAGCAACGACCTGCTCTCGGATCTCGAGGAGAACCTCACGGGCGAAGACATCCGCGAGGGGCTCACCGCGGTGATCTCGATCAAACACCCGGACCCACAGTTCGAGGGCCAGACGAAGACGAAACTCGGCAACTCGGAGGTCCGCGGTATCGTCGAGAGCGCGATGCACGCGGGGCTTGGCACCTACTTCGAGGAACACCCCGACACCGCACAGGCCATCGTCATGAAAGCCGTCGAGGCGGCGAAGGCGCGGAAAGCGGCCCGGAAGGCGGAAGAGCTGACTCGGCGCAAGTCGGCGCTCGATTCGACCTCCCTGCCCGGGAAGCTGGCGGACTGCCAGACCAAGGATCCCGACGAGGCCGAACTGTTCATCGCGGAGGGTGACTCCGCGGGCGGCAGCGCGAAGCAGGCCCGGAATCCCGAGTTCCAGGCCGTCTTGCCGATCAAGGGGAAGATTCTGAACGTCGAGAAACACCGCCTCGACCGGATTTTGGAGAACGACGAGATCCGGAACATGATCACCGCGATCGGCGCGGGGATCGGCGACGAGTTCGACGTCGAGGACGTCCGCTACAAGAAGATCATCATGGCGACGGACGCCGACGTCGACGGGGCCCACATCCGGACCCTTCTGTTGACGTTCTTCTACCGGCACATGCGGCCGCTGCTCGAGGGCGGCTACGTCTACGCGACCCAGCCGCCGCTGTACCGCATCCGGTACCGGGGCGAGACCTACGACGCGATGACCGACGCCGAACGCGACGAGATCGTCGAGGAGAAGTGCGACGGGAACCCGACGCAGGTCCAGCGGTTCAAGGGCTTAGGCGAGATGAACCCCGAACAGCTCTGGGAGACGACGATGAACCCAGACAACCGTATCCTCAAACAGATCACGATCGAGGACGCGGCCGCGGCGGACAAGATGTTCTCCGTGCTGATGGGCGACGCCGTCGAACCGCGAAAGCAGTTTATCAAGGACAACGCTCCCGAGGCCGAATGGATCGACATTTGA